From the Billgrantia sulfidoxydans genome, one window contains:
- a CDS encoding ABC transporter ATP-binding protein: MAALEINNVCKDFGSEQVLKDVSLAIDSGEFLILVGPSGCGKSTLMNAIAGLEPVTSGEIRIAGEDVTWQTPAERDIAMVFQSYALYPSMTVRQNISFGLEMRKVPRAEREAAVERVADLLQITHLLDRKPSQLSGGQRQRVAMGRALAREPKVYLFDEPLSNLDAKLRVDMRTEIKKLHQRLGTTIVYVTHDQIEAMTLADCIAVMRDGRILQLGSPDEVYNDPVDLFVAGFMGSPSMNFIAATLEGESGAYRLRVATPGEEALELPWPQEREAPTMAGQVGHAVLLGLRPEHFAEDDARLGEFSEGVPFTPRISVVEPTGADILLQLKLGEGEATARVGPKCKVKAGERLTLRIDMGRAVLFDPATEKRLA; the protein is encoded by the coding sequence ATGGCAGCGCTGGAAATCAATAACGTTTGCAAGGACTTCGGCAGCGAGCAGGTGCTCAAGGACGTGAGCCTGGCGATCGATTCGGGCGAGTTCCTGATCCTGGTGGGGCCCTCGGGCTGCGGCAAGTCGACGCTGATGAACGCCATCGCCGGGCTCGAGCCGGTCACCTCCGGCGAGATCCGCATCGCCGGCGAGGACGTCACCTGGCAGACCCCGGCCGAGCGCGACATCGCCATGGTGTTTCAGTCCTACGCGCTCTACCCGAGCATGACGGTACGTCAGAACATCAGCTTCGGCCTGGAGATGCGCAAGGTGCCCAGGGCCGAACGTGAGGCCGCCGTGGAGCGGGTGGCCGACCTGCTGCAGATCACCCACCTGCTCGATCGCAAGCCTTCGCAGCTCTCCGGCGGCCAGCGCCAGCGCGTCGCGATGGGCCGGGCGCTGGCCCGCGAACCCAAGGTCTACCTGTTCGACGAGCCGCTCTCCAACCTCGACGCCAAGCTGCGCGTCGACATGCGCACCGAGATCAAGAAGCTGCATCAGCGTCTCGGCACCACCATTGTCTACGTCACCCACGACCAGATCGAGGCGATGACGCTGGCCGACTGCATCGCGGTGATGCGCGACGGTCGAATTCTCCAGCTCGGTTCGCCCGACGAGGTCTACAACGATCCGGTCGACCTGTTTGTGGCCGGCTTCATGGGCTCGCCGTCGATGAACTTCATTGCCGCTACCCTGGAGGGCGAGAGTGGCGCGTACCGGCTGCGGGTGGCAACGCCGGGAGAGGAGGCGCTGGAGCTGCCCTGGCCGCAGGAGCGCGAGGCGCCGACCATGGCCGGTCAGGTGGGGCATGCGGTGCTCCTGGGGCTGCGCCCCGAGCACTTCGCCGAGGACGATGCGCGGCTCGGCGAGTTCAGCGAAGGCGTGCCGTTCACGCCGCGCATCAGCGTGGTAGAGCCCACCGGGGCGGATATCCTGCTGCAGCTCAAGCTCGGCGAGGGCGAGGCCACGGCGCGGGTGGGGCCCAAGTGCAAGGTCAAGGCGGGCGAGCGGCTGACGCTGCGCATCGACATGGGGCGCGCGGTGCTGTTCGATCCCGCCACGGAGAAGCGCCTGGCCTGA